The Blastopirellula sediminis sequence AAAGCCGCGCGATCCGAGTGAGAAGCAGGAGCCGCCCAAATGGCGCGGTGAAACGAAACCCGCGAAGAAACAGACGAAACAGCCCGGGGAGAAAAAAGCCGCGGCGAAAGAAACTCCGAACGCAACGCCTGCCGCCAAGCCAGCGGAGTCGCCAAAGTCGGCGCCGCCAGCGAAGCCAGCTCCGCCGGCATCAAAGCGTGAAGAAAAAACGGCTGGCAAACCGGAGGACAAATCAGCGCCGGTCGAGAAGATTCCGACTGATCGCAAGGGCTTGCCGCGGCAAGCGCCGAAGCGAACGGCGCCGGAGATCGTCAGCGCCGAACTTCAGGTCTCCGAGCATGAGGCGCCCGCGGAAGACTTGACCGCCAAGTCGACGCGGATGATGCCGCCGTGGATGATCAGCACGATCGCTCACTTTGTGTTGGTGCTCGCGCTGGCGATGTTCGTGTTTACGCCGCGTTCAAAACAGAACATCGTTGTGGAGGCGACTTACGCAGAGCGTCTTGGCGAACAGCTCGATATGATGATTCTGGACGAAGACGACTTGATGGAGGACGACGTCGTCGGCTTCGACATCACGTTGTTCGAGTCGGAACAGCCTCCGCCGGAAGCGCTCACCACGCTTGCCGCGACCGGAACCAAGTCGCGACAAGAGGAGGTCGAAAAGCCTGGCGTCGAATTCAACTTCCGTGGCGAAGGGGGCGGCAAGAAGGCGCTGCTGAAAGCGTACGGTGGAACGGCGACGACCGAGCAATCGGTCAAGGAAGCGCTCGATTGGCTGAAACGCAATCAGCGCCGCGACGGCTCGTGGAGTTTGAAGGGCCCCTACAAGGATGGCGCTGGGATCGAGAATCATATCGCCGCTACGGCGATGGCCCTTTTGGCGTTTCAGGGAGCAGGGCACACGACGGTCGACGGCGCCTACACCAAAGAAGTGTCGCGCGGTTGGGACTTTCTGTTGTCTCAAATGGACAACGATGGGACGTTCATCAGCGGCGAGATGGCGAATCAGCATCGCCTCTATACGCAAGCTCAAGCGACGATCGCGCTGTGCGAACTGTACGGTATGACCAAGGACGAAAAGTACCGCAAGCCGGCGCAGCGCGCGATCGATTATGCGGTGCGGATTCAATCTCCCGAAGGTGGTTGGCGCTACACGCCGGGGGATGGCGCCGATACGTCGGTGACTGGTTGGTTCGTGATTGCTTTCGCCAGCGCCAAAATGTGCGGGCTCAACGTTCCCGAAGATACCTTGCAGCGAGTTGGCGGGTTTCTCGATAGCGTCGCGAAAGAGAACGGCGCTCGCTATACCTATCAACCGACGCGCAACCAGCCGCCGACGTTGTCGATGACGGCCGAAGGTTTGCTCTGCCGGCAGTATCTGGGATGGAAGCAGGAGGATCCGCGTCTGCAAGACGGCGTCGACTTCCTGGTCTCCAATCCGGTCAATTGGAAAGAGCCGGACGTCTACTATTGGTACTACGGGACGCAGGTGGCGCATCACTTCGAAGGTTCGGCCTGGCAGAACTGGAACAAAGTTATGCGTCAGGCGATTCCGGAGCAGCAGGTGAAGGTCGGCAGCGACAAAGGAAGCTGGTCGCCCGACGGCGACAAGCACGGCGTGATCGGCGGTCGACTCTTTATGACTTGCTTGTGCGTCTACATGCTGGAAGTCTATTACCGGCATCTGCCGATCTACTCGAAGTCGGAAGTCCTTTCGCTGCAGTAAAGCCACGCGGAGATGGCGTCCCGCAAAGTCGACTTTGTGGCTTGGAATTTACGCATCGCGTCCCCTCCGTCGGGTTGGTATACTGTCGAGGGACGCCCCCGCCTTTTCTCTCATTCCTAGAGACGTATGAACGCTTTTCTCCTCGTTTGCCCTCACTGCCAGGCTCGCTACCAACTCCCCAATGCCGACGCGAACGGGAAAGCCGTCACCTGCAAAAAGTGCGGTCAGAAGTTTACCGCCAAGGTAACGAAGCCCGCGCCGCAAGCCGCCCCAAAGCCGGAACCGACGGTCGATGATCTATTCGGTGATTTCGGCAGTTCGTCAGCCGCGTCGTCCGATTCGTTTGGCGCCTCGTCGACCGGGGCTTCTCCGCTAGGAGCTATGCCGCGGAGGAAATCGTCTGGCAAGCAATTCCCGTGGGGGATGGTCGCCATCGGCGGTGGAGCGGTCGCGATGTTGGCGATCCTGGTCGTCGTGGCGATCTCCGCAATCGGGGCTCTCGGCTCCGGCAATCTTGGCGGCGTCGCTGGGCTTTCAGGTTCCAACGCGTCAGCCGACCAGGCATACGCCCAGCATACGAAGATGGCGGATGAGCAGTACGTGGTGCTAGTGAGTTTCGTGGAGGCCTGCGAAGCTGTGCAAAACCAAGATCAGGTTCCAGCGTTCTTAGAGAAGGCCCGATCCGTCAACCGACAGATTAACGGCCTCGCTGATAGGATTGGGAAGCTCCCGCCCCTAGACGATGAACGTACCGAACGACTGCGGCAATACGTCCGACAACAAATGGCGCCGCTCGAACCGCGCTTCCGAGCTTCGGCCGAAAACCTGGGCCGCTTTCGCTCGCCCGAAATGGTTCAGGTGATGTTAGATTTTCAGGCGGCCGGACGCGCCATTGATGTGGCCGTCGCCGAAGCGCGGCAGCGTCATGATCGGCAAGTGGCCGCATCCCCAAAAAGCGACGGCGGGGCGAAGCCGGCAGATATCGCATCGAACCAGCCATCGATTCCGTCTCCGCAACCATCTTCCCCAGCAGAACCGCAATCGCCTCCGCCAACGACGAGTACGCCGTGGCGCGAGTCAGGCGGCGCAAAAAGTGGAGGCGACGTTGGCTCCTACGGGGATATCGCCGATGCACAGTACGTCCTGCGGACGGAGTTTGTTTCCGCGGTTGTTGACTATCAGCGTGGAGGCGATCCCGCCGTGCTGGTCGCGAAGCTGGAGGGAATGACCGGTCGGATGCGCGACCTGACCAATCAGCTGCGTGATCTTCCGGTGCTGCCGTATGATCGACTCCTTGAATTGCAGACGCTGCAAAATGGGAAGCCCTATTCCCGCGACAATAGCCACACTGCCGCATATAAGAAGGTGCTGGATTCCTCCGAGAATCAACTCATTTCGGCGGCGATGGACTTTTGGGCGGCGGACCTCGACGTCTCCTTTGGGATCGAGTCGACGAAAACCGGCGCAGGATCGGTCACAACGGACCTCGCCAAGCATCGTCTGATTAACGCGGAGTACATTTCCATTTTCGAGACGAAAAATGACATCGTGATCTCCATCATCACGGAACAAGGGGACCTCGCGACGATCATTGCCAATATTCGCAACCTGAACGGCCGGTTTCAAAAGTTGATTCAACACCTGAGCCCGATGTATGAACTCGATCGAAATCTGCAGGCGGGATTGGAAACGATGCAACAGCCGCGATTCGACGACATCAAGGTGAAGCGCGCCCATGCCGAGCAGCGCGCCAGACCAGGACGCAACCAGGTGCAACCGGAAGAACTGCGTGCGGCGTGGCGAGGCTTTGACGAGCAATTCGACGATCTTCGTGCGGTGAAACGGGGGATGACGATTCGTGGCGCCGGCGATATCGGCGTCGATCGCCTTAACCGCGAGCCAGAGGCCGAGCCGATGGAAGCGCCGATTGAAGCGAGAGTCGTCGAGGAAAGCGACAGCGATAGAAAGCTGGCGCAAGCGGAACGGGACCGCGCTGCGGCCATGCAAAATGGGGGGCAGACGGGTGCGTCCGGTGGCGGCCAGCTTGACCCTGCTGGATTTGGTCCTCCCCGCGGCGGAATGCGGCCAGGATTCGGTCCGCCAAATTCCTCTTCGTTTCGTGATCAGGTTGGCGCCGAGAATACGGTGACGCTAGAAATGCCAAGCCTGAAGTCCGAACAATTCAAGGAGATGTTGCGCCGGCTGGAAGGTAAGGTCGACACCAAAAACTACTCAAGTCAAGGAATCGGCCGGCAAACGATCACGCAGATCAAGTACAGCGGCGACATCGCTGAACTCGCCAAACAAATTGATTTCGGCGAGGTCTCGGAGGTATTGGTCGAGGAGCGAACGATTCGCTTGAAGTCGATTTCGATTCCTGAGTAGTAGACGCCGCTTGCGCTGCGGGCCAGCCTTTAGCTGGCCTGGTTGCTTTCCATCTCTTCCGGCGGCTTCGCCCAGCGCATTTGCCACGGAGGTTCAAAGACAAAGTACGCCAACAGCGAGATTCCGGTGGCGGCGATCTCGAGCGGAACCGGAAACGTCTCGGCCAGCCATGGCTCTAAGAACGTTTCGTATCCCCGCGGCTGATGAAGCCCCCAAACAATCGCGCCGGCCAACATGCTGGCAGGGCCAGACCAACGATTTCGCGGATCGGTATAGATGCCGAAGACGAGCGGCACGAAGAGCCCGACCAGCGTCATTGCGTAGGCGCCCTCCAGCAGTTCATACGCCGTTTGGCCAGTGTAGGCCATCACCAGCGCGCCGGTCGCGACGATGAGCGTCGCGATGCGATTGAGCAGCAGTGGTTCGATCTTGGTGCAGCGGCTGAGCAGGTTCTGGGCCATGACGCTGGAAGGGGCGATGATCGCGCTGTCGATCGTCGACAGGACCGCCGACATCAGCGCCAAGACGAAGATGATCGCTACCGGCGGACTGAGAAACGCCGCTGCTAATGTTGGCAAAACGCTGGCTTCGATCTCGTGCGGCAGCAGGTTCGCCGCCAGGCCGAGTCCCACCGGGATTAGCCCAAAGCTTAAGTACGCCACGCCGGCAATCAAGCAGGCCCCTTGAGCGACGCGGGCGCTTTTGGCGGCGAAGACCCGTTGCATCAGGTCTTGTCCCGGCAAGTTGCCAAGCGTCGCGACCATCAAGACGGCGACCCATTCCCAGAATGCGGACGCACTATGTCGCGGAACCACTTGCAGGTGTTCGCCAGGCGTCTGAGCGAGAATCTTGGTGTAGCCAGCCAGCAGTTGTCCCTCGCCGATTTCCCACAGGACGACGAACGCCAGGACGATCAGGCCAAGCAGCACGAGCGAGATCTGTACGGCGTCGGTCAGCGTCACCGACCACATGCCGCCGGCGACGGTGTAGCCGGCGCCAACGATCGCGACCGCCGCTATGCCGATCGTCAGGTCGAGCCCGAAATAGAGTTCGAGCATCTTGGCCAGGGCGATGTACTGCGCGGCGATCCAGCCAAAGTAGCTGGGGATCATGATCAGCGACGCGACCACTTCGGCGAAGCTGCCATATTTGCGCCGATAAAGATCGGGAAGCGTGAGCAACTTCATCCGCCACAGCGGACCGGCGAAGAAGAGCCCGGCCAGCAGAAGACAGAACCCGGGCCCGATCGGATCGAGCGCCGCCGCTTGCAGGCCTTCGGCGCTCACTTCGTCGGCGGCGGTCAACAGCGTCCCGGCGCCAAACCAGGTCGCCAGTAGCGTCATCCAGGCCAACGACAACGGCAGCTTGCGCCCGGCGACGATATAGTCTTCGCTACTCTCGACTTTCCCCTGGGCGACGAACGCCAGCGCGTACATCACGATGATGTAGATCGCAATAACGATCC is a genomic window containing:
- a CDS encoding prenyltransferase/squalene oxidase repeat-containing protein; amino-acid sequence: MSSEEHPKDRNKSPEKRPAPISQPPTPPPTLPASGDEAKAPISFGHAPPQQVPNYFPPQGQFPQPPQYPPSQYPQPGQYGPPGQYPPAGPYPPQGQYPPQGSYPPPGQYPPTAPYGAPGYPGQYPTQWPSAPQPPGPPTPPPTSEAPLVPPSAPVEPPAMKSPAPQQPAPAAPKPPTSPSAKQPPAAKQEKPRDPSEKQEPPKWRGETKPAKKQTKQPGEKKAAAKETPNATPAAKPAESPKSAPPAKPAPPASKREEKTAGKPEDKSAPVEKIPTDRKGLPRQAPKRTAPEIVSAELQVSEHEAPAEDLTAKSTRMMPPWMISTIAHFVLVLALAMFVFTPRSKQNIVVEATYAERLGEQLDMMILDEDDLMEDDVVGFDITLFESEQPPPEALTTLAATGTKSRQEEVEKPGVEFNFRGEGGGKKALLKAYGGTATTEQSVKEALDWLKRNQRRDGSWSLKGPYKDGAGIENHIAATAMALLAFQGAGHTTVDGAYTKEVSRGWDFLLSQMDNDGTFISGEMANQHRLYTQAQATIALCELYGMTKDEKYRKPAQRAIDYAVRIQSPEGGWRYTPGDGADTSVTGWFVIAFASAKMCGLNVPEDTLQRVGGFLDSVAKENGARYTYQPTRNQPPTLSMTAEGLLCRQYLGWKQEDPRLQDGVDFLVSNPVNWKEPDVYYWYYGTQVAHHFEGSAWQNWNKVMRQAIPEQQVKVGSDKGSWSPDGDKHGVIGGRLFMTCLCVYMLEVYYRHLPIYSKSEVLSLQ
- a CDS encoding zinc-ribbon domain-containing protein, giving the protein MNAFLLVCPHCQARYQLPNADANGKAVTCKKCGQKFTAKVTKPAPQAAPKPEPTVDDLFGDFGSSSAASSDSFGASSTGASPLGAMPRRKSSGKQFPWGMVAIGGGAVAMLAILVVVAISAIGALGSGNLGGVAGLSGSNASADQAYAQHTKMADEQYVVLVSFVEACEAVQNQDQVPAFLEKARSVNRQINGLADRIGKLPPLDDERTERLRQYVRQQMAPLEPRFRASAENLGRFRSPEMVQVMLDFQAAGRAIDVAVAEARQRHDRQVAASPKSDGGAKPADIASNQPSIPSPQPSSPAEPQSPPPTTSTPWRESGGAKSGGDVGSYGDIADAQYVLRTEFVSAVVDYQRGGDPAVLVAKLEGMTGRMRDLTNQLRDLPVLPYDRLLELQTLQNGKPYSRDNSHTAAYKKVLDSSENQLISAAMDFWAADLDVSFGIESTKTGAGSVTTDLAKHRLINAEYISIFETKNDIVISIITEQGDLATIIANIRNLNGRFQKLIQHLSPMYELDRNLQAGLETMQQPRFDDIKVKRAHAEQRARPGRNQVQPEELRAAWRGFDEQFDDLRAVKRGMTIRGAGDIGVDRLNREPEAEPMEAPIEARVVEESDSDRKLAQAERDRAAAMQNGGQTGASGGGQLDPAGFGPPRGGMRPGFGPPNSSSFRDQVGAENTVTLEMPSLKSEQFKEMLRRLEGKVDTKNYSSQGIGRQTITQIKYSGDIAELAKQIDFGEVSEVLVEERTIRLKSISIPE
- a CDS encoding sodium:solute symporter family protein, encoding MEIGVGLKWTLGIVIAIYIIVMYALAFVAQGKVESSEDYIVAGRKLPLSLAWMTLLATWFGAGTLLTAADEVSAEGLQAAALDPIGPGFCLLLAGLFFAGPLWRMKLLTLPDLYRRKYGSFAEVVASLIMIPSYFGWIAAQYIALAKMLELYFGLDLTIGIAAVAIVGAGYTVAGGMWSVTLTDAVQISLVLLGLIVLAFVVLWEIGEGQLLAGYTKILAQTPGEHLQVVPRHSASAFWEWVAVLMVATLGNLPGQDLMQRVFAAKSARVAQGACLIAGVAYLSFGLIPVGLGLAANLLPHEIEASVLPTLAAAFLSPPVAIIFVLALMSAVLSTIDSAIIAPSSVMAQNLLSRCTKIEPLLLNRIATLIVATGALVMAYTGQTAYELLEGAYAMTLVGLFVPLVFGIYTDPRNRWSGPASMLAGAIVWGLHQPRGYETFLEPWLAETFPVPLEIAATGISLLAYFVFEPPWQMRWAKPPEEMESNQAS